ACAGGTTGTAGTTCAGCACTCGGCTCTGATGAGTTTGGAGATTCTTATTTATGTCCAATTTGTTTTTAGAGCCAACTCCCATAAAGGAAAGCAGTCAAAGGTCTGAACTCTGTCAAATCAGGGAATTATTAAGTGTGGTTCCTTTAAACAGTTATGTCTTCTAAACAATCTCCTTTGTGACactaattgaaaaaaaaaccttttatagCTCAGAATGTATTGTAATGCAATTAAACACCATGCAGTCTTTATGCTTACTGGActttctttgaataaaaaaagaataaagatgTGCAAGTTCACAGCGTGgtttgtccttgttttttttcagacttgtCAAGTGATCCATGTTCATTGTTCATTTGGTAGAATGGCGCCCTCTTGTGGATTACGAGtagatgaagagaaaaacatgtaagGGAAGTCTTGTTTATGCAAAATTCCTGATTTTCAACAACTGGACACAGTAGGTGgttgatttaaaattaaaagtcAATGGTAATTCCTTAtgattattcatgtttatttacatattCTAATGAACCTTTGCTGACCCAACCCTTACAGATtatataacaaacacaaatgacaaaaaaatgtctggTTCTGGAGGATGCTTTAGATATCATTTTCAACTTAAGTAGCACCCAAAACCAATTTGCCTTCACTGTAATAACATTATTGTGATAAATTACAAGCAAAGCAACCTTCACTGTAGTGACTGACTGAAATGACAAATTAGAGATCCAATGTATTCATCTGTCATACTGTGCACATTATGCAGAGTTTTTCTAATTGGCCCCATGAGGCTGTAGTCTacgcacattttttttcatctggggacaactgtcaatcaaacagCATCTTTATAACCAGCTGCAGAAGCTGCATCATTGTGCCTCAGGATAAACCCAGGGACAGGCAGGAGCTCCTCTGTGATCACTGATCGTCAATCGATACCTTCTCTGATGCGATTATTCTAACAGGTTCAGATAGGTATTATTGCATAATATATTATATCAAGTTGAGCACTCCCATTTTTGGATGTTTAACAAGACCATTTTTTTTCGTAACTTGAtgcattttacttttttctaaATCTAGCTCGAGGTCTTTTTAGAGAACAAAATGGACAAGGTGAGTGGGAACAATGCGACTGTGGTGAACGCCTCCATTGACAAGTGGTCATTCAATGAGCTCTCTTTCCAACACCTGGACGCCAGAGAGTTGAGAGTCCTGGTTCCAGCTATTCTGGGAGTAATCTGTGTCTTGGGTGTGGCTTGTAACCTAACTGCCATGGTCATCCTATTCTCCAATGCTCACCGAGGTAAACTTTCTCTCATAAACTCCCTTATCTTCAACATGATGTTCGCTGACGGACTGGTGCTGGCATTTTCGATGCCTTTCAGGGCTGCTTCCTTCTCCAAGGCTAGCTGGGATCTGGGTTGGGTGGTCTGCAAGACAGCAGACTGGTTTCTCCAGTCGTGCATGGCGGCGAAGAGCTTCACAGTGGCTGTGATGGCCAAAGCGTGCTACCGCTATGTATCAAACCCAACACAGCAGGTGAGCATCCACCTGGGCTCCATCCTGGTGGTATTTTTCTTCATCTGGTTGTCTGCCTGTTCCGTCACCATCCCTCACTGGCTGTTTGCTACGCTGCAGAGACGGATCCGGGGActggtgtgtgtgcttgcagTTCCTCCTGAAGCCCAGAATTTTATGTCTGTGTACGTTAAAGCATACCCTCTAGTGGTCTACTGTGCACCTCTCAGTTTTGccctgatttatttttggaaggCTTATGGTCAGGGCCAGCGTCGCTCCAGTAAGACTCAGAATTTGCGCACACAGATCAGGGCAAGGAAGCTCACCTTGATGCTGTTCAGCCTGACTGTGGCCATGGCTATTCTCTGGCTTCCACAGTGGGTGGTGTGGCTTTGGGAGCGTCATATTGCAGAGAGGGATATTGAAAGCGCCAAGCCATTAGCATCCTCTCTTCCCCTCCTTCTGACACTCTCTGCTCAGCTGCTCACCTTCTCTTTATCCTTGGTGAACCCTCTCATTGTGCTGTCCCTGTCAGAAGAGTTCAGAGAGGGCTACAAGGGACTATGGAGACGCCTTACCCTGCGCAAACAACTTCCTCCAAAGCACAAAGCTGGACCTCACATGCCTACAGCTCCTCAGTCCCCTTGTCCCAGACCAGAGACTTCTGTCCAGCTAAGAGGGGAGAACAGCTTTGGATCAAGCTCGAGCCAGGGTCAAAGCAGACAGGCTAAGCCCCAGACAGAGCAAGAAGGAGGAAGGGAAATAGACATGGTGAGCCTAAAAGATGGTATTGTCTTGCCTGATTTGGAGCATTTCTGGCACGAGAGGGAGACTGGATCACTCACAGAAGAAAATGATCCTGTGCCGTGGGAGCACCAAAACAACGATGGGAAAAAATAACAACTACCCCCCTCCAGCttatcttcatcatcttcaaaaGTCCTCAGATGGAAGCAGCTTCATCAACATACCTGAGCGCTGGACATCCAGCACATCATTTGTATTCTGTCAACTGTGTTTATGATATTACTCAGAGGTAAGAAGTGCAATCATTTTGGAGTACAATACCACAGTATCGTCTGCATATTGATTAACTTTGTATTATagtgtttgttgattttctttttcttgttttaggAAAAAGATATTAATTAGTTTAAGATGACTTTTGGTGACTGTTTATACATTTTCTGGCAAGAATGTCATTGTAAATTCAATATtgtaattaaatatatatatatatacatattcaGTATATTTTGTGGTGAATGATCATCAATAGGTACAGTTATCTGCAAGTATTTTAACATAATACTAATTATACcattaaataaaagtgtattaTGGATTGGTCTGCAAGTAATCCCCTTAAGAGGGATTGAAAATCTTAATTTACATACATGTACATTGTGGTTGTATTTTATACTAGTGTGCAATCATTACTTGTGTATACCCTTTGGAAATTTGAGATGTTGAAATTGGCAGCTTTTAATGGTCAGTGTTTCCTGCCCTCTTTCTGTGAGTGAGATCATTGTACATCAGAACCACCAgtacacaaaaaataataaatatattctAAAAATGAAGTCTGTATGTGATAAGAGTGACTAGTTGTGTcataaatgatttaataaagaAGCAGAACCACTACATATGagttttgtgtgtatttgtgttcatttcaggaaggaacacacacacatacagacacacacttaagGTAGAGTCTTAATGAGATGGCTCAGACATCAGCGGATGGCCTCCTGCTGACATGGCgtcattaaatatattttcataagGGCAACAATTTGAATTGCCAAGGGTTCTAATTAGAGGTAAAGAGCTTTCATCTAAACCCAGATGGATTCATTTCAGATGACTCACCTCAGTGGGAGGCTCATAAGGAATTCTCTCTTCATTGATCTAAATACACATGATGGGTACTACATTTTTAAGGTGATAAACAACATTAAGAATGTGTCTGAGCTAATCTGTGATTGATTCTTCTGTCTGATATAACACCCACCCGGCTGTGCTGAACAATAGAGCCAAATAATATGCATCACTTAAATGATAGACCCCTATTCCAAGCTTGACATGAGTAGATCTGTACTgtttgcattgttaaaaaaacagcaagaagTGAAAATAGAGAGAAACATTTTGGAGGTAAAATTGTACGAGTCATTTCATACTGACCTTACACCTCCTATGCTTCTTTCTCTACATTTATGACATTTTCCTCTCATTAATCATTTATGTTGACCTTTTACTGCCAGAGGCAAGCACCTCAATCAGAGCAACACTTAACTACACAATCCTCCATCAGTCCCTGAGGTAGTGACCTGGCcataaacactgaagacaacCGAATTTTTACCGGTTGTTGCTTAAATAACCAACTATTAAAGCTTGATGTACACAAAAAACAACTCTACATACTATGATACCTTTTGATACCTCATGCGTGTACTGTTAAATTAGCTGACACGTTGAAGAAGATAAATTTGTTAGCACTGAgtaaaaatgaatgaagctgcagctgctAGCGGACGGTAAGTCAGCTCCATGTGGAGAGCACAGAGGGCAGAAAGGTATATAATGTAATGCAGTGTAAGAAAATGTAACCCCTGATCCCATCTACTATAAACTGAAAACAATATAGCTTTAATCAGTCTCTAATAAGTGACATGTGCATGCAAGTGCAGCAAAGTATATGCTCGTGGACATCACCTGTTAACTCCAAATGACCTTCTCACTTCTTTAGTCTCTGCTTGGACTGTAAATCATTGCAAAGCACATAAAGAATGAGTTGGATATATTGTCGTTAAGACAATTGATGACGGCTTCCCAGAATGGCAGGTGAACTACAATCCAATTTTATGTCTTAGACATAATAACTACCTTGAAAGCTTCTGCATGAATGCAGCCCCTTACAGTTGTCATCTATGAGATAAGAATCTAAAGAAACTTAAATGAATAATATaaaactttttgatccagcagatgtcgcccttgagcaccagcatgaaaccaaaacaacttgtgctgcattgttgtgttagcatgctaatgctagcgatctttattatgctggtatcttcacactgcatgtaaatgtacctgaaatgagcgtgatctagaaacacagttaagcagtgagtacagtatgttattcttctttactctagtccctcaattaaacaactttttcatGCAAGGCGATGAGCtggccggccgtcctggcgatgtaaacaaactgaagataggactctgaaaactctgaaagcatcacagacagtgggactcgggtgttacacccattgtagacagtcatgactcacagagttattttcagaggatatacttgatttctgctacatttatgtgtgaaaaatcacatattcttcctttaaagtttttttgtaCCAAGTTGTAAACATGATAATTCTGCTCTTAAAAACTGCACTCCTTCAACTGTCCACTTGAGTCAGCCAACTGCAGATTCAACCACTGGCAGACgaatcaaaacaaacaggaaatgaaacaacTGCACTCCAATAAAACTGATAAACAGCTCGTTTGTCACATCTCATGGTCACATACTGTATTTAACAGCTTGTGgaggccaacccggaagtagcatcaccatggggtctaacgagaattcCCCTATaggatttttgcattggattttggatcactgcagaaaataagctctgtggcaaacgcacgtttctgaagtgtaggcgttttgttcagcaggataatcttcacagatgaacaccatttttatgatgttttaagcgttaatgcggccgacagaagtaaaaagctaacgttatgctacaagctaactacaccacggtcggatgattgtgacgttactagcgttatgcttccatggcgctcaaatgctaacttactttcGGGTTTaagactcattcctgtggcgctctatagtGGGCTGTGCATGGAAATATAGGACAGATTGTGCCCCTTATAGGGTCAGAGACGGAGAATATCAGACAAACAGATGTGTGTTAGATCTTCTCCTTTGTGAATCATCTGTATTCACTGCTGTGTTATTTTAAACTCATCATGGTATGAACCAATCAGCAACCTCTGGTGATGAAAAAAGGAGTAAATgcttggtggaaaaaaaaaaactgcagttcctcatgTGTCCACTTCAGCCTTGCTCAGAAAATCatgaaagtcacatacacactccatATACAATAACATATTTGGTTTGATTAGTTGATGTCTttgtgcacacactgtacaggggttATTCTTTAAGGGGTTATGATCTGACTGCAAGCAGTCGGGTTGTAGTGTCGTAGATGCGATCACACATAATTCTTGACTTTTCATAATTTGGAAATCATGAGACACTGCATTTTTCTGTTATATGTTAGGTATCTTTGTACAGCACAATAGTTATGTACATTTTACacttaaaaacatacaaacactcaaaaacaaTTTGTGTCTTCCTAGAAGCTAAACACCTAGCAAAATAATTCATAAGCAGTCGAGCCATTTCACTGAGGTGCGTCCCAGCAAAGCCCTGCTGTCCAGATTAACCTGAGTTTAATCAGCAGAATATCGGAGATCATCTGTGCAGGTAAGCAGGATGACGAGGCACTTCCAGCTGGACCTCATTAGATCATAGAGTGTCAATTGACCCTCTGTGTATGAGAGGCAGTTACACAAGCTGTGGTGCTGCCtgttgaaatgtaaacacattgatcatttttacattttaagaatgTATTTAAAGCCACATTTTTATACTTAAGAAGTTACATTTTGACTTGTACTACATGGTAAGTTATATATTGGCCACTGTTAGCACTTGGTTCTCATTTAAATTGGTAAATGGTTTTGGAGAGTGGACTTTAAAACAGCAGTATAAGAATATAAAAAGTACTAATAAGTACAtgtcaaatgttaaaaataaaggcaTCACTATGAAGCTCAGAATAATAAAAGTGAGCACAAGCAAGGTTTTATCAGTTTTTACAAAATGGGGAGTGTTAATCAACATTACAAATGGGAATAACAATTCATGCTTAATTGGGGCTTATTATTGGGGGGTCCAGCAGGTGAACTCCTCACTTTACGGCCCccctcccactgtgaggtgagGCAGGGGTGTCACCACTGCATTTTATCCCTAAGCCAATCATCATCTCTAATAAATGAAACTCCACAGGGGGCGACATGTCAGCTTATACTAATTATGTTCAGCAGGAGAAACTGGCTGCAATTAAGCCACATGCTAAAACCTTTTGCCTGCCAATGATGTGCCTCCCTCTGAGTCACAGCTACCATTGGTCCTTTGGCTTTTCAGTCCGCACAGGTTCGAcctaggagtgtgtgtgtgggtaatTTTAACCTGGAGGGAGGTTAGTTCAGGGGGTCTGGCCTTGGTATTTAGCAGTCTTTTGATTAGAATATATCACATAGCTTTCATCTCAGGGAAGGATGTGGGGATCCAAAGGGCAGGCACCTTGCAGCATTTCCAGCAGAGCCCCAAGAGGGGGTGTCATTTCAGACCATGCATACCATATCGATTTATAACTGAAAGCATGATCAAGGGCGTGCACtatacaacacaataaaaaaaacaagtttgaacCCAGACCTGCATTCCAACCTCCAAACTGCATACAACATATGACACAGGAACATGTAATTTATGTCAAAATGCATTTATGACAGTTTTAGTGTGGCAAAAATACCAGACTGTGAGATCAGGTTACAAATGGCTGCTTGTAAGCCAATCGTTACCCGCAATCCTGAACAAAAGCTGGGGAATGCAGGCTATGTAGGCCTAATGTCAAACTCTAGAATCAATTAAAGAAGTAATTACATGAAACTGTGTACAGTACTATGTTGTACGGTgaacattgttttctttctagTGTTGGACAGGTCCAATAGAGCAGCCAGATACACTACTTTCTAGAGCAGGCAGTTTTTGACAGGTGTAATACAAATCTTTACCACAAATGGGCACCTGGTTTCAGTATTCAACAGATACGCCTTCATCTGTGAAAATTGTTCTAGCACTCTTTTTagctcatattttttatttgggtTCACAAACTATTCCGGGTTTGGTCTTTAGCACTCACATCAGATCATTTATGACA
This is a stretch of genomic DNA from Labrus bergylta chromosome 9, fLabBer1.1, whole genome shotgun sequence. It encodes these proteins:
- the gpr151 gene encoding G-protein coupled receptor 151, with the protein product MDKVSGNNATVVNASIDKWSFNELSFQHLDARELRVLVPAILGVICVLGVACNLTAMVILFSNAHRGKLSLINSLIFNMMFADGLVLAFSMPFRAASFSKASWDLGWVVCKTADWFLQSCMAAKSFTVAVMAKACYRYVSNPTQQVSIHLGSILVVFFFIWLSACSVTIPHWLFATLQRRIRGLVCVLAVPPEAQNFMSVYVKAYPLVVYCAPLSFALIYFWKAYGQGQRRSSKTQNLRTQIRARKLTLMLFSLTVAMAILWLPQWVVWLWERHIAERDIESAKPLASSLPLLLTLSAQLLTFSLSLVNPLIVLSLSEEFREGYKGLWRRLTLRKQLPPKHKAGPHMPTAPQSPCPRPETSVQLRGENSFGSSSSQGQSRQAKPQTEQEGGREIDMVSLKDGIVLPDLEHFWHERETGSLTEENDPVPWEHQNNDGKK